Part of the Nitrospirota bacterium genome is shown below.
CCCTACACAAGGAACAGCATGCAGCGCGACATTGATCAGATCAACGTCATCCCCCTCGTGGACGTCATGCTGGTCCTCCTGGTCATCGTCCTGACCACCGCTACTTTTATCAGCAGCGGCCAGATCCCGGTCAATTTGGCCAAAGCAAAAGAAGTCGGCGACCGTAAGGATGCCCCCGTCGTGATCACCCTGACTGCCGAGGGTGCGCTCTTCCTCAACGACCATGCCATTCCTGAAGGAGGGCTCCCTAGCGCCCTGGCGGCGGAGCCTCGAGAATCGGCGGTCGTCGTGCGAGCGGATAAAGTCATTCTGCTCGAACGGTTCGTGTCTGTGGTGGATGAAGTACGCGGGCTGGGATTTCAACAAGTCAGTCTGGAGGTCGTTCGGCTGTGACCGCTGCCGGACCACAGCACTCCGGATTCCGGAAAGGCTCTCACGTACAAGGCTGGGTCGTCTCACTCCTCCTGCACGGAGCAGTGGTGCTCGGCGC
Proteins encoded:
- a CDS encoding biopolymer transporter ExbD, with translation MQRDIDQINVIPLVDVMLVLLVIVLTTATFISSGQIPVNLAKAKEVGDRKDAPVVITLTAEGALFLNDHAIPEGGLPSALAAEPRESAVVVRADKVILLERFVSVVDEVRGLGFQQVSLEVVRL